In a single window of the Paenibacillus sp. MMS20-IR301 genome:
- a CDS encoding LacI family DNA-binding transcriptional regulator translates to MKVTISDIAKAANVAKSTVSKVLNDSPRISLDTKLKVREIMKQMNYTPSSIATGLARQSSYNIGLLIDMSKESEFLNQFFYNIIGGIESVIGSLKYELTIANVQHSGPEGHFLNRLVHSKRVDGLIANNSVLTDELSAELDRLDFPYIAIGEIPAPGSWVDFDNAGGGSMLTGHLLAQGYGTIAFVGGQPEEKIFRHRYSGYTQALAQAGLPVRQELIAYGRADEHEGYRAALKLLTSTAPPDAMVCMTNYAAFGALQAARELGVQVPAQLGIAAFDEYPLSRYTTPPLTSLNIDTFKLGVCAGKLLMEQLGEAGAMGAGKAGGAADSDSGRANNDKHGPVRHLLLEPELIVRESTRRNRG, encoded by the coding sequence ATGAAAGTAACCATTTCAGATATTGCCAAAGCGGCCAATGTAGCTAAATCAACCGTCTCCAAAGTGCTGAACGATTCTCCGCGCATCTCCCTGGATACAAAGCTCAAGGTCCGGGAGATTATGAAGCAGATGAATTATACTCCCAGCAGCATCGCCACAGGCCTCGCCCGCCAAAGCAGCTATAACATCGGCCTGCTCATCGACATGTCCAAGGAAAGTGAATTTCTGAACCAGTTTTTCTATAACATCATCGGCGGCATTGAAAGTGTCATCGGTTCCCTGAAATACGAGCTGACCATCGCAAATGTGCAGCACAGCGGCCCGGAGGGGCATTTCTTGAACAGGCTGGTGCACAGCAAACGGGTCGATGGGCTGATCGCCAACAACTCGGTGCTGACCGATGAGCTGTCCGCTGAACTGGACCGTCTGGATTTCCCTTACATTGCCATCGGGGAGATTCCGGCGCCCGGCAGCTGGGTCGATTTCGACAACGCCGGGGGCGGCAGCATGCTGACCGGACATTTGCTTGCGCAGGGGTACGGTACGATAGCTTTTGTAGGCGGCCAGCCGGAAGAAAAAATCTTCCGGCACCGCTACAGCGGATACACCCAGGCCTTGGCGCAGGCGGGTCTCCCGGTCCGGCAGGAGCTTATCGCGTACGGCAGAGCCGACGAGCACGAAGGCTACCGGGCGGCGCTCAAGCTGCTGACCAGCACCGCGCCGCCCGACGCCATGGTCTGCATGACTAACTACGCCGCCTTCGGCGCACTGCAGGCCGCCAGGGAGCTTGGCGTTCAGGTGCCCGCACAACTCGGCATCGCCGCGTTCGACGAATATCCGTTGTCCCGCTACACCACGCCGCCCCTTACTTCGCTGAACATCGACACCTTCAAGCTCGGTGTCTGCGCCGGCAAGCTGCTGATGGAGCAGCTCGGCGAAGCCGGAGCTATGGGTGCCGGTAAGGCGGGCGGTGCGGCGGACAGCGATAGTGGCCGCGCCAACAATGATAAGCACGGCCCGGTCCGGCATTTGCTGCTGGAACCGGAGTTGATTGTACGTGAGTCAACCCGGAGGAACCGGGGCTGA
- a CDS encoding alpha amylase N-terminal ig-like domain-containing protein, with translation MSKQWFMIHASEDPYAFPVGPGLLKLRLFVQSGQALICTVVHADRYDSPGSELPVEMERIGSAGSYDIHEAVIQTSAGRSRYSFHVADAGGDYRWFGERGMARSREHAGVFQYAYIHRTDALQLPAWVPGSVAYQIYPSSYYQGNLQGISAKMPYLRELGVTLVYLTPIFTSPSEHKYNTSDYYTVDRAFGDLQDLRELVQSAHQEGIRIILDAVFNHSGDTFFAFQDVLEHGENSAYKDWFFVRSYPVTQTPELNYETFAKAEAYMPKLNMNHPEAADYMLAVAKYWVRETGIDGWRLDVANEVHPQFWTRLRRELKAEWPDLLLIGEIMHASGPWLRGDQFDGGMNYLLRDSMLEFFAEQSAGPVRFMEQLLHLEALYNDQANTAMFQLLGSHDTLRFMTACKESGRGWDIERTAGLRMRLAVFFQMTYLGVPMIYYGDEVGMEGATDPHCRKPMLWEGQDEELLQWYRRMITLRRNHRVLQQGSFRPWFTDEPRNTFGYIRRSGQDKIGLMLNNSPNTYRLKLPRFRSDKQVLTDLLTGTTIPNTDLLEVEIEPFGCLMWS, from the coding sequence ATGTCTAAGCAATGGTTTATGATCCATGCCAGTGAAGATCCTTATGCGTTTCCCGTCGGCCCCGGCCTTCTCAAGCTGCGATTGTTCGTACAGAGCGGGCAGGCGCTCATCTGCACCGTCGTTCATGCCGACCGTTACGATTCTCCAGGAAGCGAGCTTCCCGTGGAGATGGAACGCATCGGCTCCGCCGGGAGTTATGATATCCATGAGGCGGTAATTCAGACTTCAGCGGGTAGAAGCCGCTATTCATTCCATGTGGCCGATGCTGGCGGAGACTATCGCTGGTTTGGCGAGAGAGGGATGGCAAGAAGCCGCGAGCATGCAGGTGTTTTTCAATATGCGTATATACATCGCACCGACGCGCTGCAGTTGCCTGCCTGGGTTCCGGGTTCAGTGGCTTATCAAATCTATCCGAGCAGCTACTATCAGGGAAATCTGCAAGGCATCTCCGCCAAAATGCCCTATTTGCGTGAGCTTGGCGTAACCCTTGTCTATTTGACCCCCATCTTTACTTCACCTTCTGAGCACAAATACAATACTTCTGATTATTACACGGTGGACCGGGCATTTGGAGATTTGCAGGACCTCAGAGAACTGGTGCAGAGCGCACACCAGGAAGGGATCAGAATTATTCTGGATGCGGTTTTCAACCATTCCGGGGATACGTTTTTTGCTTTTCAGGACGTTCTTGAGCATGGGGAAAACTCTGCGTATAAGGACTGGTTTTTTGTACGCTCCTATCCGGTAACCCAGACTCCCGAGCTGAATTATGAGACCTTTGCCAAGGCCGAGGCCTACATGCCCAAGCTGAACATGAATCATCCCGAAGCAGCCGATTATATGCTTGCCGTAGCCAAGTATTGGGTGCGGGAGACCGGCATTGACGGCTGGCGGCTCGATGTGGCCAATGAGGTCCATCCGCAGTTCTGGACCCGGCTGCGCCGCGAGCTTAAAGCCGAATGGCCGGACTTGCTGCTGATCGGCGAGATTATGCATGCCTCCGGTCCCTGGCTGCGCGGTGATCAGTTTGACGGAGGCATGAACTACTTGCTGCGCGACAGCATGCTGGAGTTTTTCGCCGAGCAATCGGCGGGACCGGTGCGCTTCATGGAGCAGCTGCTGCATCTGGAAGCGCTGTATAACGATCAGGCTAACACGGCTATGTTCCAGCTCTTGGGCAGCCACGATACGCTGCGGTTTATGACGGCCTGCAAGGAGAGCGGGCGGGGGTGGGACATCGAGCGTACAGCGGGACTGCGGATGCGGCTGGCTGTATTTTTTCAAATGACCTATCTTGGGGTTCCCATGATTTATTACGGGGATGAGGTTGGCATGGAAGGGGCTACCGACCCGCATTGCCGCAAGCCGATGCTGTGGGAGGGGCAGGATGAGGAACTGCTGCAGTGGTACCGCCGCATGATCACATTAAGAAGGAACCACAGGGTGCTGCAGCAAGGCTCCTTCCGGCCATGGTTCACGGATGAACCGCGGAATACGTTCGGATACATACGGCGCAGCGGGCAGGACAAGATCGGGCTGATGCTCAACAACTCCCCAAACACTTATCGCCTGAAGCTGCCCCGCTTCCGTTCCGATAAACAGGTGCTGACAGACCTGCTGACAGGAACAACGATCCCGAATACCGACCTGCTGGAGGTGGAGATTGAACCGTTTGGATGTTTGATGTGGTCTTAA
- a CDS encoding family 43 glycosylhydrolase produces the protein MPANKIFTNPLVEQRADPWVYKHDDGWYYFTASVPEYDRIEVRRSRTLEGLAEAQPVVAWRKNTAGPLSANIWAPEIHYIQGKWYIYFAAAHTTETNEGLFDHRMYALENESVNPLEGDWVLKGQVKTAWESFALDATTFQHKGILYYVWAQKDPDIDGNSNLYISEMSNPWTLRGKQTMISTPEHPWEIIGFKVNEGAAVLKRNGRIFIGFSASATDYNYCMGLLEADEDSDLLDAASWTKHPEPVFQTAEENSQYGPGHNSFTVDEDGRDVIVYHARSYKEITGDPLYDPNRHTRVQLFRWKEDGTPDFGVPARDNRG, from the coding sequence ATGCCTGCAAACAAAATATTTACCAATCCGCTGGTGGAGCAGCGTGCCGACCCTTGGGTATACAAGCATGACGACGGCTGGTATTATTTCACGGCATCCGTCCCTGAATATGACCGGATTGAGGTAAGGCGCTCAAGGACACTGGAGGGTCTGGCGGAAGCACAGCCTGTGGTGGCTTGGCGTAAAAATACTGCGGGACCGCTCAGTGCCAACATTTGGGCCCCGGAAATTCATTATATCCAAGGCAAGTGGTACATTTATTTCGCAGCGGCTCACACAACAGAGACAAATGAAGGGTTATTCGACCACCGCATGTATGCACTGGAGAATGAGTCGGTTAATCCGCTGGAAGGGGATTGGGTTCTGAAGGGGCAGGTGAAGACCGCCTGGGAATCCTTCGCCCTTGATGCCACGACGTTCCAGCACAAGGGGATACTGTATTATGTGTGGGCACAGAAGGATCCTGACATTGACGGAAACTCTAATTTATACATTTCGGAAATGAGTAATCCGTGGACACTGCGCGGCAAACAGACGATGATATCGACTCCGGAGCATCCGTGGGAGATTATCGGATTCAAAGTGAACGAAGGAGCGGCAGTCCTCAAACGGAACGGCCGGATCTTCATCGGCTTCTCGGCGAGTGCGACAGATTACAATTATTGCATGGGATTGCTTGAGGCGGATGAGGACAGTGATCTGCTTGATGCAGCTTCATGGACTAAGCATCCGGAGCCGGTATTCCAGACAGCGGAGGAGAACAGCCAGTACGGCCCGGGACATAACAGCTTCACGGTAGACGAGGATGGCCGGGATGTCATTGTCTATCATGCGCGGAGCTACAAGGAAATTACGGGTGACCCGCTGTATGATCCGAACCGTCATACACGGGTTCAGCTATTCCGCTGGAAGGAAGACGGCACGCCTGATTTCGGTGTGCCTGCAAGAGATAACCGGGGTTAA